The following proteins are co-located in the Echinicola sp. 20G genome:
- a CDS encoding GMC oxidoreductase, with translation MSFQINSPGEAYDVIIVGSGAGGGMASKILSEAGFSVAVVEAGGDFDPAKEEDRTQLRFPWESPRRGASTRLRPFGDFDAAIGGWDIEGEPYTKADGTEFDWFRSRMVGGRTNHWGRISLRFGPNDFKRKDIDGMGDNWPIGYDDIKPYYDKVDKLIGVFGSKEGIYNEPDGFFLPPPKPRLHELYIKKGADKMSVPVMPSRLSILTKPINNERGACFFCNQCNRACQAYADFSAGTCLVKPAMKKGKVDLYTYAMVRKVTTDAKGLATGVSYISKVDMKEYKLKSRVVVLGASACESARIMLNSKSSVHPDGLGNGSGMIGRYLHDSTGSDRMGFIPDLVDRQKYNEDGVGGMHVYTPWWLDNSKLDFARGYHIEYWGGMSMPSYGFGFGMDTIRKHIKDEFGNPGAAGGYGAGLKKDIRRYFGSMVGMSGRGECIPRYDNYCEIDNNTVDKFGIPVLKFNYTWSDQEINQAKHMQDTFEEVLTNAGAVLFGEKAGPESKYGLHAPGRIIHEVGTTRMGNDPKTSVLNSNCQSHECKNLFVVDGGSFVSQADKNPTWTILALAWRTSDHIVSELKKKNI, from the coding sequence ATGAGTTTTCAAATCAATTCACCGGGAGAAGCCTATGACGTAATCATTGTGGGCTCAGGCGCCGGTGGGGGAATGGCATCCAAAATCCTCTCAGAAGCGGGATTTTCTGTTGCTGTTGTGGAAGCTGGGGGAGATTTTGACCCTGCCAAAGAAGAAGACAGGACACAGCTAAGGTTTCCTTGGGAATCGCCACGAAGAGGTGCCAGCACCCGTCTAAGGCCTTTTGGCGACTTCGATGCCGCGATTGGTGGCTGGGACATTGAAGGTGAACCATACACTAAAGCAGACGGAACTGAATTCGATTGGTTCCGCTCAAGAATGGTCGGTGGACGTACCAATCACTGGGGAAGAATTTCTTTACGCTTTGGCCCAAATGATTTTAAAAGAAAAGACATTGATGGAATGGGTGACAACTGGCCAATTGGCTACGATGACATCAAACCATACTATGATAAAGTAGATAAGCTGATTGGAGTTTTTGGTTCCAAAGAAGGCATCTACAACGAACCTGATGGTTTTTTCCTTCCTCCACCAAAACCTCGTTTGCACGAGCTTTATATCAAAAAAGGAGCGGACAAAATGAGCGTTCCGGTAATGCCCTCCAGGTTATCCATCCTAACCAAGCCTATCAATAACGAACGTGGTGCTTGTTTCTTCTGTAACCAATGTAATCGAGCATGTCAGGCTTATGCTGATTTCTCTGCAGGTACTTGTCTAGTGAAGCCAGCCATGAAAAAGGGCAAAGTGGACCTTTATACCTATGCTATGGTTAGAAAAGTAACCACTGATGCCAAAGGACTTGCTACCGGCGTTTCCTACATCAGTAAGGTGGACATGAAGGAATACAAGTTGAAGTCAAGGGTGGTAGTTCTAGGCGCTTCAGCCTGTGAGTCTGCTAGAATCATGCTTAATTCCAAATCTTCAGTTCACCCTGACGGACTTGGAAACGGAAGCGGAATGATCGGTAGGTATCTCCATGACTCCACAGGTTCTGACCGAATGGGCTTTATCCCAGATTTGGTTGATAGACAAAAATACAATGAAGATGGTGTTGGAGGTATGCACGTGTACACACCATGGTGGTTGGACAATAGCAAATTGGATTTTGCCAGAGGCTACCACATTGAATATTGGGGTGGAATGAGCATGCCAAGCTATGGCTTTGGCTTTGGAATGGACACCATCAGAAAGCATATCAAGGATGAATTTGGCAATCCAGGTGCAGCTGGAGGCTATGGAGCAGGCTTGAAAAAAGACATTCGTCGTTACTTTGGCTCCATGGTTGGCATGTCCGGTAGAGGAGAGTGTATCCCCAGATATGATAACTACTGTGAAATCGATAACAACACGGTGGATAAATTCGGTATCCCTGTATTGAAATTCAACTATACTTGGAGTGATCAGGAGATCAACCAAGCCAAGCACATGCAGGACACCTTCGAAGAAGTATTGACCAATGCAGGAGCAGTATTATTTGGAGAAAAAGCAGGTCCTGAAAGCAAGTATGGCCTTCACGCTCCTGGTAGAATCATCCACGAAGTGGGGACCACTCGTATGGGCAATGACCCTAAAACTTCAGTTTTGAACAGCAACTGCCAGTCTCATGAGTGCAAAAACCTATTTGTGGTAGATGGAGGCTCGTTTGTATCCCAAGCAGACAAAAATCCTACTTGGACCATCTTGGCATTGGCTTGGAGAACTTCCGACCATATTGTTAGTGAATTGAAAAAGAAAAATATCTAA
- a CDS encoding ABC transporter ATP-binding protein: MTILSVENVSKIYQSGARKLTVLDAVNLAVEAGDSIAIVGPSGSGKTTLLGLCAGLDSASSGSVKLNGHQLELLSEDQRAAVRSQEIGFIFQNFQLLPTLTALENVMVPLELKKRKDAKEKAMELLKEVGLGDRSTHYPTQLSGGEQQRVSIARAFANEPKILFADEPTGNLDTETGEMIEDLIFNLNKASGTTLILVTHDAELAAKTNRIIHIKGGKIQENQHA, from the coding sequence ATGACCATACTTTCCGTAGAAAATGTAAGTAAGATTTACCAAAGTGGAGCACGTAAGCTTACCGTTTTGGATGCAGTAAACTTGGCTGTGGAGGCTGGGGACAGCATAGCCATTGTGGGGCCTTCAGGAAGTGGAAAAACGACATTGCTGGGCTTGTGTGCTGGCTTGGACAGTGCTTCCTCAGGTAGTGTGAAGTTAAATGGCCATCAATTGGAATTATTGTCCGAGGATCAGCGGGCAGCAGTTCGAAGCCAGGAAATTGGATTTATTTTTCAAAATTTTCAATTGCTGCCGACACTTACTGCTTTGGAAAATGTAATGGTTCCACTAGAGCTTAAAAAAAGAAAGGATGCCAAGGAGAAGGCTATGGAGCTTTTAAAGGAAGTAGGTTTAGGGGATCGATCCACCCACTATCCTACCCAGCTTTCAGGCGGTGAGCAACAGCGGGTTTCTATTGCCCGGGCCTTTGCTAACGAGCCCAAAATCTTGTTTGCCGACGAACCGACAGGAAACCTTGATACTGAAACCGGTGAAATGATTGAAGACCTGATTTTTAATCTTAACAAGGCTTCAGGGACTACTCTTATTCTGGTTACCCATGATGCTGAATTGGCTGCCAAAACCAATAGGATCATTCATATTAAAGGAGGGAAAATTCAAGAAAATCAACATGCATAG
- a CDS encoding arylesterase, producing the protein MYKLHVISRLSLFLGFIISFSACNNSTSQREEVAQKKDEPQTTEKKSEKTILFFGDSMSAGYGVDQEEAFPALIQDKIDSLELDYKVINGGLSGETSASGLSRIDWFLEDEPAIFILELGGNDGLRGIQLSATKENLQAILDKVKNKYPNTQLMLAGMQIPPNMGEDYTSEFKKIYPELAQNNDLVLIPFLLEGVGGNPELNQPDGIHPTEEGHKIVTETVWKYLSPIL; encoded by the coding sequence ATGTATAAATTACACGTAATATCTCGATTATCATTGTTTTTAGGCTTTATCATCAGCTTTTCTGCCTGTAACAACTCTACTTCTCAGCGTGAAGAAGTAGCTCAAAAAAAAGATGAGCCCCAAACTACTGAGAAAAAATCAGAAAAGACCATACTCTTCTTTGGAGATAGCATGTCCGCAGGCTATGGCGTAGATCAAGAAGAGGCTTTTCCGGCATTGATACAGGATAAAATAGACAGTTTAGAATTAGACTACAAAGTAATCAATGGAGGCTTAAGTGGAGAAACCTCTGCAAGTGGATTGAGCAGGATCGATTGGTTTCTGGAAGACGAACCAGCCATTTTCATTTTGGAATTGGGAGGTAATGATGGGCTTCGAGGAATACAACTCAGTGCCACAAAGGAAAACTTACAAGCTATTTTGGACAAGGTCAAAAATAAATATCCCAATACTCAGCTAATGCTCGCAGGCATGCAAATCCCCCCAAACATGGGGGAAGACTACACTTCTGAATTTAAAAAAATCTATCCTGAACTAGCCCAAAACAATGATTTAGTCCTGATTCCTTTTCTATTGGAAGGAGTGGGAGGAAATCCAGAGCTAAATCAACCTGATGGCATTCACCCAACCGAGGAAGGTCATAAAATTGTTACTGAAACTGTATGGAAATACTTGTCACCAATCCTTTGA